The following are encoded together in the Bos taurus isolate L1 Dominette 01449 registration number 42190680 breed Hereford chromosome 10, ARS-UCD2.0, whole genome shotgun sequence genome:
- the LOC100850347 gene encoding 60S ribosome subunit biogenesis protein NIP7 homolog, with translation MKFPFQQLRPEDSGLQPSRKIWPLTEEETHVMFEKTAKFVRENLQLLVNRSYGTHGFRRHNDWTVYYVNEMILKLVVGISGDKLVLLGRYFGKFPKTHKFQLDISALDYLAPYAKNFGVAAKSTQDCRRVDTMIMVVFPQADIGEYIWHEEMLTLNHQEDLGLCRLA, from the exons atgaagtttCCATTTCAACAACTGAGGCCCGAAGATTCTGGGTTACAACCCAGTAGGAAAATTTGGCCTCTGACTGAAGAGGAGACCCATGTAATGTTTGAGAAGACAGCAAAATTCGTCAGAGAGAACCTTCAGCTGCTGGTCAACAGGTCCTATGGCACCCATGGTTTCAGGCGGCACAATGACTGGACAGTGTACTATGTGAATGAGATGATCTTGAAGTTGGTTGTGGGTATCTCTGGTGACAAGCTGGTTTTGCTTGGGAGGTACTTTGGAAAATTCCCTAAGACCCACAAGTTTCAGTTGGACATATCAGCTCTGGATTACCTTGCACCCTATGCcaagaa TTTTGGGGTAGCAGCAAAGTCTACACAAGACTGCAGGAGAGTAGACACCATGATTATGGTGGTATTTCCTCAAGCAGACATTGGGGAGTACATTTGGCATGAAGAGATGTTGACTTTAAACCATCAGGAGGACCTGGGGCTGTGTAGATTGGCCTAG